GAAGGCTACGGAAGAAAAGGTAAAAATAAAGATTATTGAGACTGCAGGAATTAACTGCTGTGTTGCAGCCTGCGACGGGCAGAAAGTGCACGATAAAATTGCAGATGCTTTCCGCAAAAACAGGATTGTTGAGCTTTCTTTTGCAGAAACCAATGAACTTACTCCTGCCTTCTTAAATTCGGCTGTGGGGCAGCTTTATGGGACCTTCCAGGCTGAGATCATTGAAAAAAGCCTTTCTTTTACTGACCTTGACCACGAAGATGAGATCGTCCTTAAGAGGGTAATGGAGCGGGCAAAAGTCTATTTTGAACATGCATATTCCTGCAGGAAAGCACTCAGGGATGTGATCGGGGGCGAAGATGCCTAAGAGTGTCCACCGCGCAACGGTCTATCCTGTAAGGCGCAGTGCGAGGCTCCGCCCCGGTAAAACCCTGCCTGTAAAACCAGGTCCTGCTCCTATCCATTCAATAGAGACCTATGACTTTCCTGAAGAAAGGAGTTATTTCTTTGATACTAATATCTGGCTCTATATCTACGGTCCTATAGGCTGGCCTGACCAGAAGTCGGCTGTCTATTCCAGGGCTCTAAGGGAAATCAGGAATTCAAACGGCACGATTTATATTAACTGCATGATTATCTCGGAGTTCATCAATGCCTTTTCGAGAATTGAGTTCAAACAGCAGACCACTCACTCAAGGTATAAGGATTTCAGGAACTCCATCGGCTTCCGCCCGGTTGCCGAAGATATCGCCTCAAACGTGAAAAAGATCCTCAGAAATACTCTCGCCTGTGATAATGATTTAAAAGTAATAGACCTGCCTGAAATTATGAGCTTTTTCGAGCAGGGGAAATATGATTTTAATGACCTCGTTTTTGCAGAGATCTGCCGTTCAGGGGAAATGGTTTTTGTAACACATGATAAGGATTTCAGCGAACTTGGGGTCGAGATTTTGACTGCAAATGAAAAGCTGCTGCGAAGGTGAGCAGGAAATCAGGCTTTTTGGCGACTTTTTCGGTTTGGCTTGAAGGGTAAGGAGAGTAGATTCCTCATTTTTCTTTTTCAGCTTCAGCCTCAAGGTACAGTTCAATTGCTTCTTTTATTCTCCTGTTTAACTCGTCGAGTGTTTCTGCCTGCGTATGACATCCCGGAAGTTCAGGTACAGAAGCTACGTAAATTCCATCTTCGTCCTGTTCGATAACAACAGTAAATTCTCTCACTGACTGGCCTCGTCTTTCAGATACAAATCATATTCCAATGATTTGATTTATAGCTGTGTTTACTTCTTCGTTTATTCTTTGCAGGTCTGCTTTCCGGAAGAGGATCTAAAATTCATAAATTAATCACAATATGTTCGTGCTTATTCAAGCATGTTCATCACATATTCATTACATGTTCATTCTGGTAGGTTTGGAGTGTTTGTCCCCTTTATGTCCCCGGAAGTGTGCCTAATTTGCTGTAAATTTGAAGTCAAGTTTTTGTGTATTATGGGAAAATTGATCTCCCGATATGCAATTTTCTACCAAATAACTTCTGAGATTTGTGATTTTACAGAACTTATGTTACACTGTCCTTTGTCCCATTTACAAAGTATTTTCTTTTTCAACTGTAGTCCCCGATAGAATATATGCTGTTCCTTTTCCTGTAGTGCCAATTTGTTCAAATATTTTTAAAGAAACTAGTTCTGCAAGGTCTCTTGAAGCCGTTCTCTTAGTTATATTGGATATTTCCTGATATTCTTTATTGGTAATCTTTCCCTTCTCTTTTACATAGAACACAGCCTTAATTTGCCTTTCATTTAGCCCAAGCCCTTTAAGATAGTCTTCGTTAAAAATTCCTTTCCTGAATATTACGCGGAAACCCTGATACTCTTCAAAAACAGGCTCAGGAACATCTGCTCCCTTACAGTAATTTATTATCTTTTCAATGCCGCTGCCCCACTGTTCAATTATTTTGGTATCAAAAAAGACTTCTGCTATTCCTTTGTTCCTCAATTTCGAAGCATGAGGCTTGAAAAGCTCTTACAGTGTAAGCCCAGGAGGTAATCCACCCGGACTCCAGACTATCAGTTCGTTGTCATAAATCCGGATTTCGATTTGGGACATAATTGTGTAATCCCTGTGGCAGACTGCATTTACAACCGCCTCCCTGACTGCTTCTAATGGGTAGTCCCAGACCTCTTCCCTTTCGGGCCTGCCGGTCATAACAAATGAGGGTCTAAAGTGAAGTGGAACATGAGATAAAATATTTTCATGCACACTATTAAAAAAAGAGTGTTTTAGGTATAAGTTGATTAGCTTTTTAAGAAGTCCATTACTTCCTTCTCGGACTTTCTATATCGAGAGACAGGAGGTTTGGATTTTTCATTTTTTTCAAATAAGGAATGTAACTTATTAATGGCAACAGGGTCTGATATATGTAAAGAGTTCTGTTCCAGATATCTTGAAGCCATATTAACCAATCCATTTAATTTTGTGCTTATTACTTTTGAGTGTGTTAATTATACTCGCTTCCAAACAACGTTTTTAGTATAATTGTCCGGTCTATATCCTTCTCACTACACTATAGTATAGTTATAAATCCATATTAATTTATCTTATCCAATCACTCAGTATTTAAATATTTAACTAATTGAATCCTTTCTACTTCATCCTCTTGAACTTCGGACTGTAATTCTATGAAGCCATTATTTTTGTAAAAACGCACAATGTAGTCAGCTTCTTTATTTGCTTCGAGCCAGACTATGTTTCCTCCCAGCATTTCCATACATTCATAAACAATATTGACAGCTTCATCGAGCAGGTATTTTCCTTTAAAATTATATTTAAACATGTCATTTTTGCCTAACTGGGCAATGAAATAAGAGGGGATGCCATCCTGGTCCCTTAACAGATTCATATCCTTTTTTTGCTTTCGGGTTAATTTGTCCTGATTTACAGTCAATATTTTCAAAGCCAGAGCAAAGAACCCAAGAATATAGAAGTTTTCATCATTACTGTTTTTTCTATCAAGTATGAGATAAGACCTGCAAATTGATCTGTCATCAAATATTTCCATTTTATTTCGGATAAAATCCTGTATATCGGAGTCTTTTGAACAAAAGAAACTGTTTAATGTTTTTTTCGCTTTTTCTTCGTCGCTGTATTGTATGAATTTATTATAAGGGACAACAATCGGGTCGAGTTCTAAGTCAAAAGAGACAAAATAGTCCTTTATGCTTATAAGATAATCAATATCCTCCAGCTGGCCCTTTTCAGGTGGATATTTACTTAAAAAGTCCTTTCCTTTTGAGCTGATTGAAATAAACCCTTCAGGATCTGATTGAATAAATCGAATCAATTTCAGGTACTTAAAAACCCAGTAGATTTCATTTTTAAACTCAAGGATTTTTGGCTTTAAATTTTCTTGATGAAAATCGTTTATTATCTTGAAGTCATCAATAAGTGTCTTCTAAAGATCAGAATAAGTACATTTTTCACATCGGTAGAGGTACTTGACTGCCTGACTAAGAACATTTTCAAAACAAGGCAGATTTGTTTTCTCACCCAAAGATATCAGATCCTGAAAAATAATGACTTCAGGTATACTGTATTAATTCTTATTATATTTTCCCTGCAAGTTTCTCAATGGTTGATAGTAATTCTACCAAATATATCACTTTTTTATTATATTTCCAGCACGCACTGCTCCTTTTTCCTTCACCTACCTTTTATTAGTTTTCAGTCCTGCACCAAACTAACCCTCTACAAAATCTCCAAACCATGAAATCTTCAAACCGGGCCCTGGGATGGAAAAATTCTTGATAGGACCGGGAATAAGTGGGGCGCCTTATTAATTATATTCAGGAGGGGGTTCTGTAGTTTACTGAATATTTCTGTTGAGAAACTGGGTGATATGAGGGAGGTCTTGATGCGCTTTCAGGGATCAGGGGGTTTGAGGATGCAGGAGAGGAGAATTTAGCGGTATTTTCTTACTTTGGTTTTAGTGGAAGATTATATTTTGATTGAAATGGAGAAACTCGCTTCTTTACTTTATTTCCTCCAAAAGTTTCGAAATTTCTTCAGGAGAGGGTAATTTTCCTTTGAGTTTTTCTGGCAGTGTAGAAACAATTTTGTACTCAGCAACACCAATGGGCTTGTTTGATTCGCGAAGAGCATATTCTACAATGGTTTTGTTTCTGGATTTGCATAGGATGATGCCGATAGAGGGATTTTCGTGGGGCTGCTTTACGAAATCGTCTAGCTGGGCCAGATAAAACTGCATTTTTCCTATGTATTCTGGGAGGAATTTGCCAATTTTAAGTTCTACTGCGATGAGGCAGTTTATAGCCCGGTGGAAGAGAAGAAGATCGATGAAGTATTCTTCATCTTCTACCTGAATGCGGTACTGACTGCCTATGAAGGTAAACATTCCACCCATTTCCCGGAGGAAAGCTTCCAGTTTTAAGAGAATTTCCTTTTCGAGTTCCTTTTCTGAGTGGAGATCTCCGAGTTCGAGGAAATCGAAAGTATATTCATCCTTAATTGCGAGTTTTGCCTTAGATTGAATTTCTGCCGGGAGGGTTGTTTCAAAATTCGTCTGGTTGAGCAGGGTCTTTTTGTAAGTATCGTTTTCAATCTGAACTATCAGAATATTTTTAGTCCACCCGAATTTCCGGGTTGTACGAAGATAAAATTCGCGTTCAAGGTCATCTTTACACTTTTCCATAATTGCTATATTGTGAGTCCATCCGATTTCTCGCACCAATGGTGCGAGTTTTTGATTGTCGGCATATGTGAGATAAAACATCCTCATGCGCCAGATATTTGAGGCAGAAAAACCCCTTACTCTAGGGAACTCCTCCTGGAGGTCTCTTGAAAGCTGGTCGACAACGGACTTGCCCCATGTCTCACTTTTTTGCCTTTCAACAATCAACTTTCCAATATCCCAGTAAACTGAGATCAATTCCCTATTTACTGCCTTTAAAGCCTCGTACTGGCCTTTAAGTATTCGATTTTTGATTTCTCCAAACAGAGTCTTATATTCAGAAGTTTCAATACCTTTCATATAGTCATCCCGGAAAGCGCTCTCAAAAAGAACTCCAGTTTTCTATTTTTACATGTATACCCAGCCTTAAATATTCTTTACGCATAATTTTCATTAATTTCGTAGCAAATTTCTCGCACCATTGGTGCGAGATTTTAAAAGTTCACATTTCCGGTTTCTGTGATTCTAATTTTAACTTACTCAGGTAACGTTTTTGCGACTAAAAAAACACGTGTTAGGATATTTCTTGCCTGAGTTTGGGATATGTGAATTAGAGGAAAATTAATTCATAAACAGTTTACGCTAACTCATAATCTAATAAAAGTCAGAACCGTCAGAATATTTCTGTAAAAATATATTTCCGGTGCCTGCTGCTTCCCTCTCTCCCAACCTGGTTTTTATTTACAGCGCTAAACAGGGAATAAAAACGTAGAACGGGAAATTTTCAGAGGCAGGGTATATTAAATATCAAAATTACCAGTTATTCTTTATGCAGTTCACAATTAAACTTGAAGAATCTGAGGAAGGAGGCTATACCGCCCGGTGCCTCGAAATTCCTGCCGCTATCAGCGAAGGAGATACAGAAGAGGAGGCACTTGAAAACATTAAGGAAGCTATCCAGCTTGTCCTGGAAGTAACAGGAGAACAGGCTCAGGTACTGGGAGAAATCGCTATAGTGGAGGTTTCAGTTAACTAAATTGCCTTCGACTTCCGGAAAAATAAATTAACAGTTAAGCTCGATCCCCTGCGTGCTTATTGGAAGGTTTATGCTGTTCAGCCCGAGAGCATCAAGGCCTTTGTCAACCAGTTTATTTCTCTTATTGACGCTCATTTTCATTGTCAGCCTGATATTTTCTTCGCTAACTTCTATGCGAGCTTCAAAGTATTTTATGTTCCTCAAGTCCTCTTTTGCAAGGTTGAACCTGTTTGAAGCATCAAGGATCTCGATAGCCATGATCTGGTCATCTTCGCCAATATCAAGGATTATTCCGTCCAGATCTATGGAAGACCTGTACTTCTTGTTGCTTCCGTAAAAGAAAATGCTATCATTTTCGAAATCGTAATCGTACTTAGTTACCAGGGATTCTTGCCTCATCCGGCCGCCTCCTCTTTTTTGCATCTTCAAGGAAACAGGTCACAAGGTTAAGTATTGTTGGATTTGTGCTCTTAATACTTACTATGACGATAAGGTCATAACTCTCGTTTCTTTCGTAATAGAGTTTGAACTTTTCTTGCTCCTGTTTAAGGATACCAACAGGCTGTTCTTTAAGGATTATGTTGTATATTTCATTTAAGTCTGGATGTATTTCACTTTTACGTTCCCGAATTCTTTCTTGAAAATGATATGTAGCACGTAGATTATCTATTTCAATTTCAGATAAACAATTTAATAAAGTGACTACATCCATCCAGTGACCTCACGGTTGCTTTAAAATTTAAGATGTTGTCTTATTCTATTTATAGTCTTAGATTTCTTTTGTCGAAGGTAGGTAACATATTATTTCTGTAAAAATATATTTCCCGAGCCTGCTGCTCCCCTCTCCCCTCACTGCCGTTTTTTAGTTTTTGATCCTGCACCAAATCGGTCTAAGACAAAATTCCTAAATCATGAATTCAAGTATGCAGAATGGCGGAAAGTAGAACCGCGACTGGACGAAGGGGTAGACGAACTCGTAATACATATCGAGTCAATGACAGGAATCAGTGATGAAAGCATGCTTATCTACAGAGAGGTTAAGGAAATCAAAATCAGGTATAGGCAGCAGAAGGATGAGATACAGGCAAGAATTGATGAGCTGAATAAGGGAAAAGAACGGATGTAATGGTGTGTGGTTGGCTTTTCAGGGCAAAGGCTGGAAGTTAAGATACCTTCAATACATTATGTAATTCTTTTGCAGTTACTTTTTCATGCGCTTGCAGGTAGCCTGTAATTTTTCTATTGCCCTTACGTTCTTTTTCTTTAAAGTTCTCTTCTTTTTTTATAGCAAATTTCCGCACTATTGATGCGAGATTTTTATTGTTAGTCTAAGCGAATATAAAGTCCTCAATTCCATTAATTTCCAAAATCCATACCTTTTATAATACTTGAATATTATCTTAAAGTCATAAGAATTATTTCAGGACCTGGTTATGAACCCTTTTTTTAAACAAAAGGAATCTGAAACCCTTGAACTGAAAAAATCCACTGCACAATTGAAACCTGCCGTAATCTCTATAGTTGCTATACTCAACAAGCATCAGGAAGGCAAATTATACTTTGGAGTTAAGGACGATGGGACAGTTGTGGGGCAGGAAATTGGGAATGACACTTTGAGAACCATTTCTCAGGCTATTTCAGCGTACATAGAACCAAAAGTCTATCCCGTTATCCGGCAAGTAACTTTCGAGGGAAAATCTTGCATTGAAGTCGAATTCCAGGGAAATGAAGTACCTTACTTTGCATACGGCAGAGCTTATATTCGCACTTCTGATGAGGACAAGCCCCTGAGTGTAAAAGAACTTGAGAACCTGATACTCAGGAAGAATAAGGACCAATTGAAGTGGGATAGTTCCATTTGCAGGGAAGCAAGTTTAGAAGATATCAGTGAAGAAAAAGTCAGGTCCTTTGTAAAAGAAGCTGGCAAAGAGTACAAAGGGCTTGAAAATTCCCTGAAAAAATTAAAGCTCTCAAAAGACGGAAATTTAACAAATGCCGCAGTCATTCTTTTCGGAAAGAAACCCGAGGATTTTTTCCCTAATGCAAAACTCAGGTGTGCAGTCTTTGCTACAAATGACACTTCATATATCATTGACATGCAGGACTATACAGGTGATCTCTTCTACCTGATAGGTGAGGCTGAAAAATACCTCCTTAAAAACACCCACATTGGAATGCGGCTTGAGGGCCTGAAGAGAATCGACGTCCCTGAAATCTCGAAAGAAGCAATAAGAGAAGCCATAATAAATGCCTTTTGCCACCGGGACTATTATGAATATGATTCCGTAAATGTAGCCGTATTCAAAAACCGTGTGGAAATCAGAAACAAAGGTCTCCTTTATGGAGGACTTACCATCGAACAGATCAAGACCGAAATGGTTTCTGAGCGAAGGAATGAGCTGATAGCTGAAATCTTCCATGAAATTCACTGGATTGAAAAATGGGGCAGAGGAATAAGTCTTATCCTTTCGATGGAACCCGACACTGATTTTAAAGAGGTTGGGACTCAGTTTATTGTAACGTTTAAGAGGAAGTATTTTGAGGATAGTGAGGAAAGAGACGGAGAAAAGGTCGGAGAAAAGGTCGGAGAAAAGGTCGGAGAAACTCTAACCCAAAATCAAGAAGTGATACTCAGTTTGATAAGAGAAAATTCACGAATTTCAGCCAGGGAACTTTCCGATAGAGTAGGCATTTCTGCAAGAAAAACTGAAGAAAACATTTCTAAATTAAAGAAAAAGGGTTTACTCAAGAGAATCGGTTCGGCTAGAGGCGGTTACTGGGAAATCATTGAAAAATGAGGAACTGGAGCCGCCTGTGGGGCTGTCTGAATATTACTGTTTTATTATATTTTCGGGCGGGCTGCTCCCCTTTTTCCCCACCTACCGTTTATTATCTTTTTGATCTTGCCCTAAACCGGTCAGCAACAAAACTCTCTCCATCATAAAATCCTCAAACCGGACCCCTGAATACAAAACCCTTGATAACGACCGGGAATACCTGAGATACCTAATTAAAAAATCTTCGGGAGGAAGTTTTGGAATTTACAGGAAATCCCTGCGTTGAGGAACTGGCTGATGTGAAGGCGGTTGTTGATGCATTTTCCGAGATCAATGGTTTGAGGATATTGTAAGTGTGCAGGAGAGAAAGAAAGAGGAAAGAGGAGGATTTGCTGGTAGGATTTTGCTTATTGGGTTTTTGATAAAGGGGAGGAGTGAAGTTTGTGTAGAGACTTTTTCTCGAAATTCCTTGGTGATTGGAGGCTGATATTGCAAGTAAGGAAAAGATTGAAGAGGTAGCCGAGAACGGAAAGAAGCAATTAAACTCTACTTCGAAGACGAAGACTCTTAGATCTAGGCTGCCGAACAGATTTTTATCATACTTGTAGAGTTTTTCTCTTAAATATAAGAATCTCTTTTTGTTTTTCTAAAAAAGATTGATGCACTCGTTTTTCTATATGGGCAATGACTCACTGTTACTACTTATTTTTCAGCATAGTCTTTTGGTCTTATGGTTTTATGAAGCTTTTAGCAAATTTTTCAAGTATTACCGAACTTGGATGCGCTGATAAGGATACTAGTTTATTTGCGAGCGCAACAGGGAACAAAGAATTATCATACATATCACATTTTAATTGTTCTAGATTCTGCAGAATTGAGTCTAGATTCTTAAAATTTTCTTTTTTTGGATCAAGAACGACAGATTCGTTTTCAACAGGTATAGTTACAACGTATAATCTTTCGTCACGGGATTTGAAAATCAATTTTCCCCCATAATAAGATGTCCTTGCATAGGGATTATCTGGATCAGCTTTGCCGGGAATGATATACTTATATATGTAGTTGTTGTTTATGAGCAAAAGTGTCCCAGATTCCATCTTATTTCCTATTTGAGCGGCGTGTTCTACAAAAGATCCACTTTTTTCAACACCTACTAAATTAAGATCATATTTTTCCAATAAATAGTTAGACAAATCTCTCATTGGTTTATGCATATTCGCGGTGACACTAAAAAATGCTAAAGGCCCCTCTTTGATAAATAATGTTTCTTTCAGCAGAGAGGGCTTTATCCTCAATATTGTTCTAATATAATGAATCAACAATATATGTTCAAGAAGATTGGTAACATATGCTAAAATCCCACCTGCCCCAAATTCATCATCAATTACTTCGTGAAGCCTAAAAACATCTGTTAAATATATTTTTTCGCCACAGTCATCGCAACAGAAAAGATAATTCTCTGACATATCCCTTTTGTTTAATTCAATTCTTTTATTGTTACATTTTGGATTTGGACAACTAGAGAGTGTGTAAGAAGCGATTTCCTTTTTACTGTCGTATTCCCTATATAAAAACCATTTTAGAGTTTCAATGAAATTTTCTTTATTTTCTGTAAAAAACTCATAAAATGTATTTCTAACTGAATTGGTTAAACTTTCATCTTTGTAAGAAATGTTTTTTGTGGGAAGAACAAATTTTAGCCGTTCTATTTTTTTGAGCCTTTCGATATCTTCGGGATCTATAAACGGTTTGTTAGAAAGAGTTTTAAGATCCTTAAGCTCAAAAATCAATGCTCCAAATTGAAAAAAGTTCAAAACACATGATGGAAACTCTCTTCTAATGAAAACCTCTGTATACCCTCCATCTATTGTGATAAAAAGGCTTATAGGGCTTTTTAAATCATAATTGACATCAGCTATAAGATTTTCTTCTCTTAGAACAATCTCATCAGAGCCGCTGGGAAGACTGCATTTATCTAAGAATTCTTTAATATCTTGGTCCCATATTATGTTAGTATGTGACGATTTACTCGCATATTCATTTGGTCTCCTTCCAGCTTGACTTGAATAACTCATCTTAATTCCTCTAAATCAATTTCATCAGCCAAAAATCGATCGATGTGGACTGGTACCACAAAGGAATTCGAATAAGTCTTCATTCTGATGAATCCCTTGTCTGAGGTAGCGTTGAATAGAATTAAATTTTCGGTAAAATCTTTAAAATCATAGTATTTTTTAATTTCTTTTATCTCATCTTCATTGTTTAAATGAGCAATAAACCAATTCTGGGTATTTTTTAATATATTTGAAGATATTGAGCTTACTTCTTGAGTTGCATAGATTAAACCTAAATTTAACTTTGCTCCTTCTTTTGCTATTCGGTTATATATATCACTCATATCTTTATCTTCTTTCTTTGGAAAGAGATTGTGAGCTTCTTCAAAGTAAAATTGTACAAAATTATTTGGTTTATTTCTGGTGAAATTACCCATTGAGTGGTTGAATATTTTACTACATATTCTCTCAGAGTATAGCTTTTGAATTTCCGGATCTCCTTGAGATAAGTCAATTATTATTATTTTACCTTGAGCCAATGCTTCTATTATTTCTTCTTCAAATGGTTTTTCGTTAGTGGCAGTATGTAGATCTTTCATTTTTCTTAGCTTAAGGTAACCACTGATATTTTGTCTGCCAGTTGGATTTTTTTTCTTAGTTAAAAATATTAGTAATGCTTTTAAATCTTCGTCTATCCAATCATGCCCTTTCTTTTTTTTATAATCTTCAAAAAATTCAGAATTAGATTGTTCCCAGATGGTAGTAAACCAACTAGTTGCCTCTTTAAGAGTAATTCCATTCTTTGGATTTATTTTTCCATCTTCTTGCACTAATTTGTTTAGGTTATCATTCCCCTCAAAATAAACTTTATAATTTGTTGGGGGAATCAATCCTGCACTGAATAAGCAACATAAGTATGCTGCTTTCTTCCTCCCATATCTGATTTTATCTGAGTAATCATGTTCGTTTTCTCTAGAAGCTGGTAGTATATTTTTGTCCAGTCTAGGAGATTAATTTCGGGGCTCCTGATTTCCCTTCTTGGTTTTTTGTACTCAGCTCTTATTTCTTCAGATTCATTACTTTCAAGGACATCAATTTTAGGATAAAGGTCAATCTCTACTGGCTCCATTTTTTCATAACTATCAAGCTCAAAAATATGGTTTTTAAATTCCCGGTTGTTATAGTCAGGTATGAGTAACTCTTCCTTTATGTAGGAATCATTAATCTGGATTTTTATTGGGATTTCAATTCTGTTGTCTACAGTCACTCCTTCATTTCTGAGGTAGTATTTGAACTGATCCATATAGTTGGCTTCAATGCCGAAGATGTTCAGAGTTTCAAGCACAGGGATATATTCAGAAGAGCCATCTGTTGCAGTACTCCTTTTTAAGCTCATATTTTTTCCTTTGAGCCGAACACCTCTCCCGAAAAGCTGGATGATCTGCGAGCCTTCACTTTTGCCTATGTTCAAAAGACCCATGTTAGAAACGCGCCAGGAGTTCCAGCCCTCAATGAATTTCTTTGCCCCTATGAGTATATTGATGTTGGAATTGTTTGAGTTGATATCCCTGAAAAGAGAGTAGCTTATATCATCCGAATCAATGCGAAGGTTCAGGATTTTTGCGGTAGTGGGATCTTTGCATTCATTTTCTACACGATCCAAAAACTGGCCATCGCTTCCGATATTGATTACTCCAAAGTATTTTCCAGTTCCGCATTTAAGTGCGATTTCTCCTTTTGCATTTTTAATGTTCACTAGGTAGAGAGGAGCAGAGCCTACAGTGTGGAAAACCTTTTTCAGTATATTGGTATAGATTTCTTCCGGAGATAGCCCGCTTTCACGGAGAAACTTGAGCTTCTGTTCAGGATATTGGGGAGAAAAGATGTCTATCCCTGTGGGATCTTCAAGTCCTGAATTCCCTTCAAAGATATCTTTGATGTTATTTATTACCCAGTTATCTTCGTTTTTGAGGAATTTTCCGAGGAAATTGATCACCTGTAAAACATCAGAAGTTTCAGTGTTTTTATTTACGCTACTCCCCAAAAAAACCCAGAGAGGTTCTGCAATATTATATTCTTGGGTTTCAGCATAGTTGTCATTGAAAATTTTCTTTTGCTGGTAGAAGGAAAGCAAGTTCACGAGCATGAGTTTGTGCTTTATTTCATCAGAATATGCCTTGTCCTTGAGGTTCAAGATTTTGTATTTTTTTCCATATCCGTCTTCAAAGAAGAAGCGATAGGAGTAATCAAAAAGAATTGATTTGCCGTATTCATGAAAAAGTTTCTGTCCCTCTTCGCTCCCTGAAGCTACAGCCTGCCCGAAAGTAGCACTGTATTCAATTTTGAACCCATCGGAAGTGAGCTCATTCCTGAAGTAATTCCATTTCTTTCCACTACTACCTTTGTGTCCTTCATCCACAAAGACCAGGTTCTTTGTCCCGAATTTTTCAATATCTATGGTGACTCCAGAGCCCTTTTTTTCATCGGTAAGTTTATGGATGTCAACCACTTTTATGGTGTTCTCATCTGCAAATTTGGAAAAATCCCCAAACTCTGTGTTTCCAAAAAGCATGCAAGGAATACGGCTTTTCTTCATCTCTTCGATGTGCTGGAAGGAAAGATTTTCGTTTGGGGTGATGAGCAGAATGTTGTCAAATTTAATCCGGTATTTTCCCCTGTTATGTTTTATGAACTGGAGATAATTGAGATGAACGAGGAATGTTTTCCCAGACCCAGTTGCCATCCAGAATGCAAGTTTTCTGAGATCATTTCTTGAATGAATGAATCCACTATTCTCTTCTTCAATTGGACTTGTATGCTCTTTAATGAATCTATACTCAAATTCTGTTAGTTCATTGATAAAATTAACATGATCAGAGAAATATCTATCTAGATCTCCCCGAAAAGCACAGATAGGTATTGGAAGTACTTGAGTTTTATAGGAGTTTCCCTAGACTGGTTGATATGTTCCATATACTCTCTGATGTTGCTGTCATAGTCTTCGAGCATGGGCTTAAGTCTTGGTTCCAGTTTCTTCAGGGAATAAAGAGCATGGAACATGTAGCTTCTCCCTTCTTCATCAAACCCTTCTTCTGTCTGTTTCAGGATCTCTTTCAGTTCTTTAAAATTTTTCATCCCGAAGAGATT
This window of the Methanosarcina mazei S-6 genome carries:
- a CDS encoding ATP-binding protein, with amino-acid sequence MIPPTNYKVYFEGNDNLNKLVQEDGKINPKNGITLKEATSWFTTIWEQSNSEFFEDYKKKKGHDWIDEDLKALLIFLTKKKNPTGRQNISGYLKLRKMKDLHTATNEKPFEEEIIEALAQGKIIIIDLSQGDPEIQKLYSERICSKIFNHSMGNFTRNKPNNFVQFYFEEAHNLFPKKEDKDMSDIYNRIAKEGAKLNLGLIYATQEVSSISSNILKNTQNWFIAHLNNEDEIKEIKKYYDFKDFTENLILFNATSDKGFIRMKTYSNSFVVPVHIDRFLADEIDLEELR
- a CDS encoding DNA double-strand break repair nuclease NurA, giving the protein MSYSSQAGRRPNEYASKSSHTNIIWDQDIKEFLDKCSLPSGSDEIVLREENLIADVNYDLKSPISLFITIDGGYTEVFIRREFPSCVLNFFQFGALIFELKDLKTLSNKPFIDPEDIERLKKIERLKFVLPTKNISYKDESLTNSVRNTFYEFFTENKENFIETLKWFLYREYDSKKEIASYTLSSCPNPKCNNKRIELNKRDMSENYLFCCDDCGEKIYLTDVFRLHEVIDDEFGAGGILAYVTNLLEHILLIHYIRTILRIKPSLLKETLFIKEGPLAFFSVTANMHKPMRDLSNYLLEKYDLNLVGVEKSGSFVEHAAQIGNKMESGTLLLINNNYIYKYIIPGKADPDNPYARTSYYGGKLIFKSRDERLYVVTIPVENESVVLDPKKENFKNLDSILQNLEQLKCDMYDNSLFPVALANKLVSLSAHPSSVILEKFAKSFIKP
- a CDS encoding DEAD/DEAH box helicase family protein; the protein is MPICAFRGDLDRYFSDHVNFINELTEFEYRFIKEHTSPIEEENSGFIHSRNDLRKLAFWMATGSGKTFLVHLNYLQFIKHNRGKYRIKFDNILLITPNENLSFQHIEEMKKSRIPCMLFGNTEFGDFSKFADENTIKVVDIHKLTDEKKGSGVTIDIEKFGTKNLVFVDEGHKGSSGKKWNYFRNELTSDGFKIEYSATFGQAVASGSEEGQKLFHEYGKSILFDYSYRFFFEDGYGKKYKILNLKDKAYSDEIKHKLMLVNLLSFYQQKKIFNDNYAETQEYNIAEPLWVFLGSSVNKNTETSDVLQVINFLGKFLKNEDNWVINNIKDIFEGNSGLEDPTGIDIFSPQYPEQKLKFLRESGLSPEEIYTNILKKVFHTVGSAPLYLVNIKNAKGEIALKCGTGKYFGVINIGSDGQFLDRVENECKDPTTAKILNLRIDSDDISYSLFRDINSNNSNINILIGAKKFIEGWNSWRVSNMGLLNIGKSEGSQIIQLFGRGVRLKGKNMSLKRSTATDGSSEYIPVLETLNIFGIEANYMDQFKYYLRNEGVTVDNRIEIPIKIQINDSYIKEELLIPDYNNREFKNHIFELDSYEKMEPVEIDLYPKIDVLESNESEEIRAEYKKPRREIRSPEINLLDWTKIYYQLLEKTNMITQIKSDMGGRKQHTYVAYSVQD